Proteins found in one Candidatus Poribacteria bacterium genomic segment:
- a CDS encoding DUF4252 domain-containing protein has product MKLQKHFIRLFMLLFLVASLTLMHSAVAQQDKSDKTDRKGLILFDFPEPLAAKVEVNLTSKLISLVTKSVSNQPEVAELIKMLDGIYVRTYDRATIDEKKLVNYFKEKLKEDEWEVLVKIEENSETVEINLLFDEEKVYGIFAIIIPKRSGEATFVNIVGEIAPERIEELLGNLSNFGAVDIDFGDKLKGQWKREDTGEKATVMILGSTFFTNPGINVFNVKMDDVLAPKRQSEMEQLVTQLKAFGPTKIAVYVDERDDAEINANYQGYLEGTYEPTRRLHDQIGFRLAKQMGHPKLYCVADWPKHRPIRDKIDDHLMDYATFAETHNQEHLLWSISSSGVKVRADVDGTVWVEHEGYEPLIDMYIRMNDPESMRADHQSYLRTARIGLKDQYPGANWVAHWWYAHNLKNFVNLTRITESTDDRILLIVGAGHVYLIQQFLEESGDYIVESPLQYLNANEVETP; this is encoded by the coding sequence ATGAAACTGCAAAAGCACTTTATACGACTGTTCATGCTGCTGTTTTTAGTTGCATCGTTAACACTGATGCACTCAGCAGTCGCGCAGCAGGACAAATCGGACAAAACCGATAGAAAAGGACTTATCCTCTTCGATTTCCCGGAGCCGCTTGCGGCGAAAGTCGAAGTTAACTTAACCTCGAAACTCATCAGTTTAGTCACCAAATCGGTGAGTAATCAACCCGAAGTCGCCGAACTGATTAAGATGTTGGACGGTATCTATGTCCGCACCTACGATAGGGCAACGATTGATGAGAAGAAATTAGTTAACTATTTCAAGGAAAAGCTCAAAGAGGATGAGTGGGAAGTCCTCGTCAAGATTGAGGAAAACAGTGAAACAGTGGAGATCAATCTACTGTTTGACGAGGAAAAAGTTTACGGGATTTTCGCTATCATTATCCCGAAAAGGTCTGGAGAAGCCACTTTTGTCAACATCGTCGGGGAGATTGCACCAGAACGCATTGAGGAATTGCTCGGGAATCTCAGCAATTTCGGTGCGGTAGACATCGATTTTGGCGACAAATTGAAAGGGCAATGGAAAAGAGAAGACACAGGAGAAAAAGCGACAGTCATGATTCTCGGTAGTACATTTTTCACAAATCCGGGAATCAATGTATTCAATGTAAAAATGGATGATGTCCTCGCGCCCAAACGCCAAAGCGAAATGGAACAACTGGTGACGCAACTGAAAGCATTTGGTCCCACCAAGATAGCCGTTTATGTAGACGAAAGGGATGATGCGGAGATTAACGCAAACTATCAAGGCTACTTGGAGGGCACCTACGAACCCACACGGCGCTTGCATGACCAAATTGGCTTTCGGTTAGCCAAACAGATGGGACATCCGAAACTTTACTGTGTTGCTGACTGGCCAAAACACCGGCCGATCCGTGATAAAATTGACGACCACTTGATGGACTACGCCACGTTTGCGGAGACGCATAATCAGGAGCACCTCTTATGGAGCATTTCCTCAAGCGGGGTGAAAGTTCGGGCGGACGTAGATGGCACGGTCTGGGTTGAACATGAAGGATATGAACCGCTGATTGACATGTACATAAGGATGAACGATCCTGAATCTATGCGTGCCGACCACCAAAGTTATCTGCGCACCGCACGCATTGGACTCAAAGACCAATACCCAGGTGCCAATTGGGTTGCACATTGGTGGTATGCGCATAATCTCAAGAATTTTGTGAATTTGACGCGAATCACGGAGTCCACCGATGATCGCATTCTGCTAATTGTTGGTGCTGGACATGTTTATCTGATTCAGCAGTTTCTTGAGGAATCGGGAGACTACATCGTTGAAAGCCCGCTGCAATACTTGAACGCAAACGAGGTGGAAACGCCTTAA